From the genome of Acidimicrobiales bacterium, one region includes:
- a CDS encoding MBL fold metallo-hydrolase gives MAASYRRGPLEVADGIWAYLQPDGGWGWSNAGLISGGETSLLVDTLFDLKLTAQMLDDLRRATKSAEAIETVVNTHANGDHCFGNALVAGAEVVASRACAQEMVETPPSRLAELVKAAPQLGELGAFVQRIFGSFSFEGIEVVPPTRTFEGGLQLTVGDRRVDLVEVGPAHTRGDTLVHLPDDGVVFTGDILFHGGHPIVWAGPVSRWIDACDTILHWDAQTIVPGHGPMATPAALEAFKGYFEWLTRESTARFEAGMPASEAALDIDLGPYREWSDPERMAVNVRSIYRELGSDERGDAVGLLGAMAAWETANRGRARAT, from the coding sequence ATGGCGGCGAGCTACCGACGAGGCCCGCTGGAAGTGGCGGACGGCATCTGGGCGTACCTCCAGCCCGACGGCGGCTGGGGCTGGTCCAACGCGGGCCTGATAAGCGGCGGGGAGACTTCGCTACTGGTCGACACGTTGTTCGATTTGAAGCTAACCGCCCAGATGCTCGACGACCTGCGGCGGGCGACCAAGTCAGCCGAGGCGATCGAGACGGTGGTGAACACCCACGCGAACGGCGACCACTGTTTCGGGAACGCCCTGGTGGCAGGGGCGGAGGTCGTTGCGTCGAGGGCGTGCGCGCAGGAAATGGTCGAAACGCCTCCATCGCGGCTCGCCGAGCTGGTGAAAGCCGCGCCGCAGCTCGGCGAGCTGGGGGCGTTCGTGCAGCGCATCTTCGGGTCTTTTTCCTTCGAGGGGATCGAGGTAGTGCCGCCGACGCGCACGTTCGAGGGCGGGCTGCAGTTGACAGTCGGCGACCGGCGGGTGGATCTCGTCGAGGTCGGCCCGGCGCACACTCGGGGCGACACACTCGTGCACCTGCCCGACGACGGTGTCGTGTTCACCGGGGACATCCTGTTCCACGGGGGGCATCCGATCGTGTGGGCGGGCCCGGTGTCGCGCTGGATCGACGCGTGCGACACGATCCTCCACTGGGATGCACAGACGATCGTGCCGGGGCACGGCCCGATGGCGACGCCGGCAGCGCTGGAGGCATTCAAGGGTTACTTCGAGTGGCTTACCCGTGAGTCGACGGCCCGATTCGAAGCGGGCATGCCGGCCAGCGAGGCGGCGCTCGACATCGACCTCGGCCCGTACCGAGAGTGGTCGGACCCGGAGCGCATGGCGGTGAACGTTCGATCGATATACCGGGAGCTCGGAAGTGACGAGCGCGGGGACGCCGTCGGGTTGTTGGGGGCGATGGCGGCCTGGGAGACGGCCAATAGAGGTCGGGCTCGGGCAACGTGA
- a CDS encoding PIG-L family deacetylase, with translation MPGLTLMTVHAHPDDESISTGGVLARYAAEGVTTVLVTCTDGSCGDGSEGAKPGDPGHVPDEVVEVRRAELEQSCKALGISHFESLGYRDSGMMGWLQNDAPGSFWTTPVDAAADRLAALLEKYRPHVVVTYDENGFYGHPDHIQAN, from the coding sequence GTGCCCGGCCTCACCTTGATGACCGTCCACGCCCACCCCGATGACGAATCGATCAGCACCGGGGGAGTGCTGGCGCGCTACGCGGCCGAGGGGGTCACCACCGTGCTCGTCACCTGCACCGACGGCTCGTGCGGTGACGGCTCGGAGGGCGCCAAGCCGGGTGATCCGGGCCACGTCCCCGACGAGGTGGTCGAGGTCCGGCGGGCCGAACTGGAGCAGAGCTGCAAGGCGCTCGGCATCTCCCACTTCGAGAGCCTCGGCTACAGGGACAGCGGGATGATGGGTTGGTTGCAAAACGACGCCCCGGGTTCTTTTTGGACCACGCCCGTCGACGCTGCCGCTGACCGCCTCGCAGCTCTCTTGGAGAAGTACCGCCCACATGTCGTGGTCACCTACGACGAGAACGGCTTCTACGGTCACCCTGACCACATCCAGGCGAAC
- a CDS encoding transglycosylase family protein, giving the protein MKLLVQLHRRGRRRRTGLPKAAAALILAAVTGASWLPSLVDAPSASADQIGSTRQQVAAAQAQVIAGARRVHQLTLEYAQANLQASSLQALVASGQAQVTRLEAATAQASARLRQEAIDSYTGAYTGVPSVVASPQNSPLADPAVRAGYISIASGDLRDSLDSYVASQRQLVQAQTLLAARERQSLAAATVLQRARDAAMAEATSDQTRLNSLQAQLTNLEAAQAAQAAQAAQAAAATRAAQAAAAAQAAQAAAAAKARAAAPPAGPPVDNGLVAVVQSVVSQPAPSTPTAAPAPTSGDGGAGGVWLQLRECESGDNYQANTGNGYFGAYQFSQQTWTDLGLPGRPDLEPPSMQDQAAMKLQSEYGWGQWPACSAALGLS; this is encoded by the coding sequence GTGAAGCTCCTTGTGCAGCTCCACCGTCGAGGCCGCCGCCGGCGGACTGGCCTCCCGAAGGCTGCGGCGGCCCTGATCCTCGCCGCAGTCACGGGCGCGTCCTGGCTGCCGTCGTTGGTGGACGCTCCCAGCGCGTCTGCTGACCAGATCGGCTCGACCCGTCAGCAGGTCGCAGCCGCGCAGGCCCAGGTGATCGCCGGCGCGCGGCGGGTCCACCAGCTCACCCTCGAGTACGCGCAGGCGAACCTTCAGGCATCGTCCCTGCAGGCATTGGTGGCGTCCGGTCAGGCCCAGGTAACCCGGCTCGAGGCTGCGACCGCTCAGGCATCCGCACGCTTGCGGCAGGAGGCGATCGACAGCTACACGGGCGCGTACACCGGAGTCCCGTCCGTCGTTGCTTCTCCGCAGAACTCCCCGCTTGCCGACCCGGCGGTGCGAGCCGGCTACATATCGATCGCCTCGGGTGACCTGCGCGACTCCCTCGACAGCTACGTGGCTAGCCAGCGCCAGCTCGTTCAGGCACAGACCTTGCTTGCTGCCAGGGAAAGACAGAGCCTCGCGGCAGCCACCGTTCTTCAGCGCGCTCGTGACGCGGCTATGGCGGAGGCCACCTCCGACCAGACGCGGCTCAACTCGCTTCAAGCGCAGCTCACCAACCTCGAGGCAGCGCAAGCAGCCCAGGCAGCCCAGGCCGCGCAGGCCGCCGCAGCAACCCGGGCGGCCCAAGCCGCCGCAGCTGCCCAAGCCGCGCAGGCCGCCGCAGCAGCGAAGGCGCGTGCTGCCGCGCCCCCGGCGGGCCCCCCTGTCGACAACGGCCTGGTCGCTGTGGTCCAGTCAGTCGTCTCCCAGCCGGCACCGTCAACCCCGACTGCTGCGCCCGCACCCACCTCCGGAGATGGGGGAGCCGGGGGTGTCTGGCTGCAGCTTCGCGAGTGCGAGTCCGGCGACAACTACCAGGCCAACACCGGCAACGGTTACTTCGGCGCGTACCAGTTCTCGCAGCAGACCTGGACCGATCTGGGGCTCCCGGGGCGCCCGGACCTCGAGCCCCCCTCGATGCAGGACCAGGCGGCCATGAAGCTGCAGTCGGAGTACGGCTGGGGCCAGTGGCCGGCTTGCTCCGCCGCGCTCGGCCTGTCCTGA
- a CDS encoding alpha/beta hydrolase — protein MPTFERPGASIRFDEYGSGFPLLLFAPGGMHSIAMLWRERPGASGERLPWIDPTTALADAFCVVSMDQRNAGGSAGDVSASDGWHTYTSDHLALMDHLGFDRVHAMGGCIGSTYALALCAAAPERVAAAVLQNPIGLSSDNLQNFVGMFDSWASELRSRRGIDPGVLESFRENMFGGEFVFGASREFVRSCPVPLLVLPGNDEFHPRAVAEEIVDLAPRAELLDDWAGNHATTAQKIRAFLLQHTPL, from the coding sequence GTGCCCACCTTCGAGCGACCCGGCGCTTCCATCCGTTTTGACGAGTACGGCAGCGGGTTTCCCCTGTTGCTGTTCGCACCAGGCGGCATGCATTCGATCGCGATGCTGTGGAGGGAGCGGCCCGGAGCATCGGGTGAGCGCCTCCCGTGGATCGACCCGACCACCGCTCTGGCGGACGCCTTCTGCGTAGTGAGCATGGACCAACGCAACGCGGGAGGGTCCGCCGGGGACGTATCAGCATCCGACGGGTGGCACACCTACACGAGTGACCACCTTGCGCTGATGGACCACCTCGGCTTCGACAGGGTGCACGCGATGGGAGGCTGCATCGGTTCCACCTATGCGCTCGCGTTGTGCGCGGCAGCCCCGGAGCGCGTCGCTGCCGCCGTCTTGCAGAACCCGATCGGCCTCAGCTCGGACAACCTCCAAAACTTCGTCGGCATGTTCGACTCGTGGGCGTCGGAGTTGCGTTCCCGCCGCGGGATCGATCCGGGAGTGCTCGAATCGTTCAGGGAGAACATGTTCGGGGGTGAGTTCGTCTTCGGCGCCAGCCGGGAGTTCGTGCGGTCGTGCCCCGTGCCGTTGCTCGTGCTGCCGGGCAACGACGAGTTCCACCCGCGGGCTGTAGCCGAGGAAATCGTGGACCTCGCACCCCGCGCCGAGCTACTGGATGATTGGGCCGGCAACCACGCGACCACCGCTCAGAAGATCCGGGCCTTCCTCTTACAGCACACGCCTCTCTAG
- a CDS encoding DUF3565 domain-containing protein: MTGFHRDDAGDWVAELECGHNQHVRHRPPFQLREWVVDDDSRRARVGAPLDCPLCDQGELPVHVRHVRNSPVWDASSMPDALRHRHKLGRATWGVLHVECGRLRFDESQLRAGEVRVIPPGVEHEVEPLGEVELWIEFLAVDREPAAGMAGRDEGGDPACWAGLLCPECGAVMDGGAHKPGCPDGG; this comes from the coding sequence ATGACCGGCTTCCACCGGGACGACGCCGGCGATTGGGTGGCGGAGCTCGAATGCGGCCACAACCAGCACGTCAGACATCGCCCGCCGTTCCAGCTGCGCGAATGGGTGGTCGACGACGACTCGCGCAGGGCGCGTGTCGGAGCACCTCTGGACTGCCCTCTGTGCGATCAGGGCGAGCTACCGGTCCATGTGCGCCACGTGCGCAACTCACCGGTATGGGACGCTTCGTCGATGCCCGACGCCTTGCGCCACCGGCACAAGTTGGGGCGCGCCACCTGGGGGGTGCTCCACGTCGAGTGCGGCAGGCTGCGCTTCGACGAATCGCAGCTGCGCGCCGGCGAGGTGCGGGTGATCCCCCCGGGCGTCGAACACGAAGTCGAGCCGCTCGGTGAGGTCGAACTCTGGATCGAGTTCCTTGCTGTCGACAGGGAGCCGGCCGCAGGGATGGCCGGTCGGGACGAGGGCGGAGATCCCGCATGCTGGGCGGGACTTCTGTGCCCTGAGTGCGGGGCGGTCATGGATGGTGGCGCGCACAAGCCGGGGTGCCCCGACGGCGGCTGA
- a CDS encoding acyl-CoA dehydrogenase family protein produces the protein MTDPTALIDERLEQLLSKADPDKVSQEEFRGVQYDLGLAWVHFPEGLGGLNVAPGLQRRVDDRLREVGAKPPGSRHFFGLAMAGPVIATHGTDEIKDRMLRRMFTGEDAWCQLFSEPGAGSDLAGLACRAVKDGDEWVVTGQKVWNTLAHVADRGMLVTRTDLEAPKHKGLTYFALDMHAPGVEVRPLRQITGEAEFNEVYITEVRVPDADRIGEVGEGWRVAMTTLMNERTTIGGGSGAPERGSGAIAEAVRIWKEEAATHEAATKDRLMKLWVEAEALRLTNIRASRNRKAGNPGPEGSIAKLMFAEVNKRIYELCMELLGPSATVGFDYTMRRTENLGLVGPAGWSRKMFLRSRANSIEGGTSEIQRNILGERVLGLPGDIRVDKDLPWSKVPR, from the coding sequence ATGACTGACCCCACCGCCCTGATCGACGAGCGCCTCGAACAGCTCCTGTCGAAGGCTGACCCGGACAAGGTCTCCCAGGAGGAGTTCCGGGGCGTGCAGTACGACCTCGGCCTGGCGTGGGTGCACTTCCCCGAAGGACTCGGCGGGCTGAACGTGGCTCCCGGCTTGCAGCGCCGCGTCGACGACCGCCTGAGGGAGGTGGGCGCCAAGCCGCCGGGGTCGCGGCATTTCTTCGGGCTCGCAATGGCGGGACCGGTGATCGCCACCCACGGCACCGACGAGATCAAGGACCGCATGCTCCGCCGCATGTTCACCGGGGAGGACGCCTGGTGCCAGCTGTTCAGCGAGCCCGGCGCCGGCTCGGACCTGGCGGGTCTGGCGTGCCGTGCGGTGAAAGATGGAGACGAGTGGGTCGTCACGGGCCAGAAGGTGTGGAACACGCTTGCCCACGTCGCCGACCGGGGAATGCTGGTGACACGGACCGACCTCGAGGCTCCTAAGCACAAGGGGCTCACCTACTTCGCGCTCGACATGCACGCGCCCGGCGTCGAGGTCAGGCCGCTCAGGCAGATCACCGGCGAAGCGGAGTTCAACGAGGTCTACATCACCGAGGTTCGCGTCCCCGACGCAGATCGGATAGGCGAGGTGGGGGAGGGCTGGCGCGTCGCGATGACCACCCTCATGAACGAGCGCACCACCATCGGCGGAGGCTCCGGTGCTCCCGAACGAGGTAGCGGCGCAATCGCCGAGGCCGTCCGCATCTGGAAGGAGGAGGCCGCCACCCACGAGGCCGCCACCAAGGACCGGCTCATGAAGCTGTGGGTTGAAGCGGAGGCACTGCGGCTCACCAACATCCGCGCGTCTCGCAACCGCAAGGCGGGCAACCCCGGCCCCGAGGGTTCCATCGCCAAGCTGATGTTCGCCGAGGTCAACAAGCGCATCTACGAGCTGTGCATGGAGCTGCTCGGCCCGTCTGCGACGGTCGGCTTCGACTACACGATGAGGCGGACGGAGAACCTGGGACTCGTCGGTCCGGCCGGTTGGTCGAGGAAGATGTTCCTGCGCTCCCGTGCCAACTCGATCGAGGGTGGCACGTCGGAGATCCAGCGCAACATCCTGGGCGAGCGGGTGCTCGGTCTGCCCGGGGACATCAGGGTGGACAAAGACCTGCCCTGGTCGAAGGTGCCCCGCTAG
- a CDS encoding L,D-transpeptidase family protein yields MRRWWAAAALLLLAGCGSGGARFARIASTTTSSSTTSTTVEPPTTAASTTTTTIARPAATTTTRPTVAAAASAGSCPANLASSIANTYSARQLVTVESSSYDTDVATVTLWQRAGTCWQLAAGPWSGFIGYNGFSDRKHEGDGTTPTGIYGFGPVVYGNDADPGVHETYHLLVCGDWWDEDPSSAQYNTFQHVQCGTTPNWSTGSEALWTEKAPYPSFAVIDYNTDPVVNGAGSAIFLHASTGGSTAGCVSVPLSDLDWFLRWMEPSQDPLIVMGPASEIARF; encoded by the coding sequence GTGAGGCGGTGGTGGGCGGCGGCAGCCCTGTTGTTGCTGGCGGGTTGCGGGTCAGGCGGGGCCCGCTTCGCGAGAATTGCATCGACGACGACGAGCTCCTCGACGACCTCGACGACGGTCGAGCCGCCGACGACTGCGGCGAGCACTACGACGACCACGATCGCTCGACCGGCGGCGACCACCACGACCCGGCCGACTGTGGCGGCGGCTGCCTCCGCGGGTTCTTGCCCGGCGAACCTCGCTTCGAGCATCGCCAACACGTATTCGGCGCGGCAGTTGGTCACGGTCGAATCGTCGAGCTACGACACCGACGTGGCGACGGTGACGCTGTGGCAGAGGGCAGGGACGTGCTGGCAGTTGGCGGCCGGGCCGTGGAGCGGGTTCATCGGCTACAACGGCTTCTCGGACCGCAAGCACGAGGGTGACGGCACGACGCCGACGGGAATCTACGGGTTCGGCCCAGTCGTGTACGGCAACGACGCGGACCCAGGGGTTCACGAGACATACCACCTGCTCGTGTGTGGCGACTGGTGGGACGAGGACCCGTCGTCTGCGCAGTACAACACGTTCCAGCACGTGCAATGCGGGACAACGCCCAATTGGTCCACCGGAAGCGAGGCCTTGTGGACGGAGAAGGCGCCGTATCCCAGCTTCGCCGTGATCGACTACAACACCGATCCGGTCGTCAACGGCGCTGGGTCGGCCATCTTCCTCCACGCCTCCACGGGTGGCAGCACCGCCGGGTGCGTCAGTGTGCCGCTGTCGGACCTCGATTGGTTCTTGCGCTGGATGGAGCCGTCCCAGGACCCGCTCATCGTGATGGGGCCGGCGAGCGAAATTGCTCGCTTCTGA
- a CDS encoding NAD(P)/FAD-dependent oxidoreductase → MGESDYFDVVVVGGGIAGGSVATALARGGLSVLVIERSTEYKDRVRGEFIAPWGVLEAQRLGLLRALMDAGANPIERMYGYDEVRPADETENGAIPLRELIPGVPGALGIGHPRACASLEAAAIRAGARVVRGVSEVVIRAGAKPAVEYAEGEATRRVGCRIVIGADGRDSTVRRQLGMDIHSTEARVFLAGMLVDGVRGWDPADALIGTEGDRMFYVFPQTPSRARLYLGVRVEERQRLSGADRVASTLEGFQLRCIPDTVDIAGATPIGPCAAYPMQDTWVETVCVEGAVLVGDAGGYSDPVIGQGLSIALRDARSAAEALLAEDDWSPATFGAYNSERAQRMRRLRFAAQLFTDGHLPVRPGDNVSRHARMAMLSGGDEQAFLTQASTLTGPETAPEECFSVSVRTRLLAAR, encoded by the coding sequence TTGGGCGAAAGCGATTACTTTGACGTCGTCGTAGTCGGAGGCGGAATCGCGGGTGGATCTGTAGCCACAGCGCTCGCACGCGGTGGTCTGTCCGTGCTCGTGATCGAACGATCCACTGAGTACAAGGACCGCGTACGCGGCGAGTTCATCGCCCCCTGGGGCGTGCTCGAAGCGCAAAGGCTGGGTCTCCTCCGCGCGCTGATGGACGCAGGCGCCAATCCCATCGAGCGTATGTACGGCTACGACGAAGTGCGCCCGGCGGATGAGACCGAAAACGGGGCGATCCCTCTCAGAGAACTGATTCCGGGCGTTCCGGGCGCCCTCGGGATAGGACACCCGAGAGCCTGCGCGTCGCTGGAGGCAGCAGCGATTAGGGCTGGCGCGAGGGTGGTGCGCGGCGTCTCCGAAGTCGTGATCCGCGCAGGGGCGAAACCCGCCGTTGAATATGCCGAGGGCGAAGCGACCCGCCGCGTCGGCTGCCGGATCGTCATCGGTGCGGACGGCCGCGACTCAACCGTCCGGCGCCAACTCGGCATGGACATCCACTCCACAGAGGCACGCGTCTTCCTCGCCGGCATGCTCGTCGATGGAGTGCGCGGTTGGGACCCGGCAGACGCTCTGATCGGTACCGAAGGGGACCGCATGTTCTACGTCTTCCCCCAAACGCCGTCGAGGGCGCGCCTGTACCTCGGCGTCCGGGTGGAGGAGCGGCAGCGGCTGTCGGGCGCAGACAGGGTCGCCAGTACGCTCGAAGGCTTCCAGCTGAGATGCATTCCCGACACCGTCGACATCGCCGGAGCGACGCCGATCGGACCGTGCGCCGCCTACCCCATGCAGGACACGTGGGTCGAGACAGTGTGCGTCGAGGGTGCCGTCCTCGTAGGTGATGCTGGCGGTTACAGCGATCCGGTGATCGGGCAGGGGCTTTCGATCGCGCTGCGCGACGCGAGGTCCGCCGCTGAGGCTCTCCTTGCCGAGGACGACTGGTCTCCAGCGACGTTCGGTGCCTACAACTCGGAGAGGGCCCAGCGGATGCGCAGGCTTCGTTTTGCAGCCCAGCTGTTCACCGATGGACATCTTCCGGTGCGCCCTGGAGATAATGTCTCCCGTCACGCCCGCATGGCGATGCTGAGCGGCGGCGACGAGCAGGCGTTTCTCACACAGGCGTCTACGCTGACCGGACCCGAGACGGCGCCGGAAGAGTGCTTCAGCGTGAGTGTGCGAACCAGGTTGCTCGCAGCGCGCTAG
- a CDS encoding acyl-CoA dehydrogenase family protein, producing the protein MPANPINTDDFGGELYNLGISDSARLLLEKVKAFIAEEVQPMSEKYFALAEGRADRWSFADGQLELLDGVKAKAKSLGLWNFFLPDAETGEGLSNLDYAYIAFELGKAPLASECLNCSAPDTGNMEVLERVGTPEQKKMWLEPLLNGEIRSAYAMTEPALASSDARNISCSAVLDGEEWVINGEKYYISGAGDPRCKIMIVMVKTNPDAAGHLQQSQILVPIDTPGVEIVGPMLVFGHDDAPHGHMHLRFNDVRVPKDNVLLGEGRGFEISQLRLGPGRIHHCMRSIGAAEKALQLMVERGLSREAFGKPIISLGKNTEWVSRARIEIEAMRLMVLKAAKAMDLMGNADARVWVSAVKAMVPERVCEIIDRAIQIHGATGISQWTPLADMYTQQRTLRFADGPDEVHHMVVGRAEIARYQSRR; encoded by the coding sequence ATGCCAGCCAACCCAATCAACACCGACGACTTCGGCGGAGAGCTGTACAACCTGGGCATATCGGACAGTGCCCGCCTGCTGCTCGAAAAGGTCAAGGCGTTCATCGCCGAAGAGGTGCAGCCGATGTCGGAGAAGTACTTCGCACTCGCCGAGGGTCGCGCCGACAGGTGGAGCTTCGCCGACGGCCAGCTCGAGCTTCTGGATGGCGTCAAGGCCAAGGCCAAGTCGCTCGGCCTCTGGAACTTCTTCCTGCCCGACGCCGAGACCGGTGAGGGCCTGTCGAACCTCGACTACGCCTACATCGCGTTCGAGTTGGGCAAGGCGCCGCTCGCTTCGGAGTGCCTGAACTGCTCGGCCCCCGACACCGGGAACATGGAGGTGCTCGAGCGGGTCGGCACACCGGAGCAGAAGAAGATGTGGTTGGAGCCGTTGCTCAACGGCGAGATCCGCTCGGCGTACGCGATGACCGAGCCCGCGCTGGCGTCGTCGGACGCTCGGAACATCTCCTGCTCGGCGGTGCTCGACGGCGAGGAGTGGGTCATCAACGGCGAGAAGTACTACATCTCGGGCGCCGGCGACCCGCGCTGCAAGATCATGATCGTGATGGTCAAGACCAACCCCGACGCGGCCGGTCACCTTCAGCAGTCCCAGATCCTCGTTCCTATTGATACGCCCGGTGTCGAGATCGTGGGCCCCATGCTCGTCTTCGGCCACGACGACGCTCCCCACGGCCACATGCACCTTCGCTTCAATGACGTACGGGTTCCCAAGGACAACGTTCTCCTCGGCGAGGGTCGCGGATTCGAGATCTCCCAACTTCGACTGGGACCGGGGCGGATCCACCACTGCATGCGCTCGATCGGTGCCGCAGAGAAGGCCCTGCAGCTGATGGTCGAGCGCGGCCTGTCGAGGGAGGCGTTCGGCAAGCCGATCATCTCGTTGGGCAAGAACACCGAATGGGTGTCACGCGCACGCATCGAGATCGAGGCGATGCGGCTGATGGTGCTCAAGGCCGCCAAGGCCATGGACCTGATGGGCAACGCCGACGCGCGGGTGTGGGTGAGCGCGGTGAAGGCCATGGTCCCCGAGCGCGTCTGCGAGATCATCGACCGGGCGATCCAGATCCACGGCGCGACGGGGATATCGCAATGGACGCCGCTGGCGGACATGTACACCCAACAGAGGACGCTTCGTTTCGCCGACGGGCCCGACGAGGTGCATCACATGGTGGTGGGGCGGGCGGAGATAGCGCGGTACCAGAGCCGGCGCTGA
- a CDS encoding SDR family NAD(P)-dependent oxidoreductase translates to MDKDNASRYSGATAVVTGAASGIGRALAIELAKRGANLAISDVNDSALSETASLAQSAGAGIKVRTYHLDVAERAAVLAHADDVASEFSHVDLVFNNAGVAVAATVEETSWEDLDWLMGINFWGVVHGTKAFLPHLIASGDGTLVNLSSVFGFIGVPSQSAYNSAKFAVRGFTEALRQEMLMDGKPVTVCCVHPGGIRTNIARSARVPDTSQVEKERMAADFDRIARTSPERAARTILRGVDRRKARILVGPDAYLIDGMANLLGARYQGLVVRLARRAPVGTA, encoded by the coding sequence ATGGACAAAGACAACGCGTCGCGCTATTCGGGCGCCACTGCAGTGGTCACCGGCGCCGCGTCGGGGATCGGAAGGGCACTAGCGATAGAGCTGGCGAAAAGAGGAGCGAACCTCGCCATCTCCGACGTCAACGACTCCGCCCTCTCCGAAACGGCTTCCCTCGCCCAGTCCGCCGGCGCGGGCATCAAGGTCCGCACCTACCACCTCGACGTCGCGGAGCGCGCCGCGGTGCTCGCCCATGCTGACGACGTCGCCTCCGAATTCAGCCACGTCGACCTCGTGTTCAACAACGCCGGCGTCGCGGTAGCCGCCACCGTGGAGGAGACGTCGTGGGAGGACCTCGACTGGTTGATGGGCATCAACTTCTGGGGCGTCGTCCACGGCACGAAGGCCTTCCTGCCACACCTGATCGCGTCGGGCGACGGAACGTTGGTCAACCTCTCCAGTGTCTTCGGCTTCATCGGAGTGCCCAGTCAGAGCGCCTACAACTCCGCCAAGTTCGCGGTCCGCGGCTTCACCGAGGCCCTGCGCCAGGAGATGCTGATGGACGGTAAGCCGGTGACCGTCTGCTGCGTGCACCCGGGCGGCATCAGGACCAACATCGCCCGCAGCGCCCGCGTCCCGGACACCAGCCAGGTAGAGAAGGAACGCATGGCAGCGGACTTCGACCGGATCGCCAGAACCAGCCCAGAGCGCGCCGCGCGGACGATCCTTCGCGGTGTTGATCGCCGCAAGGCGCGCATCCTCGTCGGGCCGGATGCCTATCTCATCGACGGTATGGCGAACCTCCTCGGGGCGCGCTACCAGGGGCTCGTGGTCCGCTTGGCCAGGCGTGCACCGGTCGGTACCGCTTGA
- a CDS encoding MoaD/ThiS family protein has protein sequence MLPAHLRTLAGVRGEVSLDLAGEVTQRAVLDALEQRYPMLKGTIRDRETAKRRAFVRFFACEEDLSHDPPDAPLPARVVAGEEPFCVVGAIAGG, from the coding sequence GTGTTGCCTGCGCACCTGCGGACCCTTGCCGGGGTCCGCGGCGAAGTCTCGCTGGACCTGGCCGGCGAGGTGACGCAACGGGCGGTGCTGGACGCGCTCGAACAGCGTTACCCGATGCTGAAGGGGACCATCCGGGACCGGGAGACGGCCAAGCGGCGCGCGTTCGTGCGGTTCTTCGCTTGCGAGGAGGACCTTTCCCACGACCCGCCCGATGCACCGCTGCCGGCGAGGGTGGTGGCCGGCGAGGAACCGTTCTGCGTGGTGGGTGCGATCGCCGGCGGGTAG
- a CDS encoding M15 family metallopeptidase: MSPAIRARTGLPAASAAVAPFVALVAFVALVTGCGSGALRSNPPAQTPTSGPASSTTPATTTPATTTPATTSPAATPATTVAPFAYTISTVTAADLPHSWHPGCPVAPSELRMIRLAYWGFDSQAHTGSIVVAAAVTGDVVTVFRKLFQARFPIHEMVPVDVYGGDDNAAAAADDTSGFNCRYAVTNPPSNSWSVHAFGEAIDVNDVENPYVDGSTIIPPSGAAYLNRADVRPGMAEPGGVLVDAFASVGWPWGGRWDPGTDYQHFSKTGG, encoded by the coding sequence ATGTCGCCGGCGATTCGAGCGAGAACCGGGCTCCCCGCCGCTTCGGCGGCCGTCGCGCCGTTCGTGGCGCTCGTGGCGTTCGTGGCGCTCGTGACCGGCTGCGGGTCGGGCGCGCTCCGGTCGAATCCGCCGGCGCAGACCCCGACGTCGGGACCCGCCTCCAGCACCACGCCGGCGACAACCACGCCGGCGACAACCACGCCGGCGACAACCAGCCCGGCGGCCACCCCAGCGACCACTGTGGCGCCCTTCGCGTACACAATCAGCACCGTGACGGCGGCCGACCTGCCGCACAGCTGGCACCCTGGCTGCCCGGTGGCCCCATCCGAGCTTCGGATGATCCGCCTGGCGTACTGGGGCTTCGACTCCCAGGCGCATACCGGGTCGATCGTCGTGGCTGCGGCGGTCACCGGGGATGTCGTCACCGTGTTCCGGAAGCTGTTCCAGGCTCGATTCCCCATCCACGAAATGGTCCCGGTCGACGTCTATGGAGGTGATGACAACGCGGCGGCCGCCGCCGACGACACATCGGGCTTCAACTGCCGCTACGCCGTGACCAATCCGCCGAGCAACAGCTGGTCGGTTCACGCCTTCGGCGAGGCGATCGATGTCAACGACGTGGAGAACCCATACGTAGACGGGTCCACGATCATCCCGCCGTCGGGAGCTGCCTACCTGAACCGCGCCGACGTCCGGCCGGGAATGGCGGAGCCCGGCGGCGTGCTCGTCGACGCGTTCGCGTCCGTGGGGTGGCCGTGGGGCGGCCGGTGGGACCCCGGAACCGACTACCAGCATTTCTCCAAGACGGGCGGCTGA